The DNA region CCTGGGCGGCGGCGAGTTGCGGACAGGCGGCGGCGAGCAACAGCCCTAGCGCGCAGCGGCTGGCAAGTCGCCAAGGAAGGCGGCGTGCGGTTGGCGGGTCGATGGCGGCGCCGCGAGACATCAAGGCTTTTCCGCGTCGGAACATTGACAAATAAACTGCCCGCAGCCGGGACAGCCGGCGCCGTACTTGCGGGCGATGGCGGCAGTGAGATCGACGCCAGCCACATTGGCAATGGTGGCCAGCCAGGCGAGCACGTCGGCGAACTCTTCTTCGCGCTCGGTGTGCGTGCCGCTGCGCAGGGCGGCGGCCAGTTCGCCGACTTCCTCCATGAGCCACATGAAGGTGCCGTCGACGCCGCGCGCCAGGTCCTTTTCGAGGTACATGCGGCGAATCAAGGCTTGAAAATCGGCCAGCGTAAAGGCGGGCCGCGGCGGCTGGCCAGCGTCGGGGGATGGCGTCACTCGGAAAGGCTCTCCATCAAATCGGCGGCGGCGGGATCAGCGGGATTGACCTGCCTCAACTTCTCTAGCGCCGCGCGGGCTTTGGGTTTGTCGCCCGCTTGCAGGCAGGCGTCGGCCAGGGCGTGCAATAGGCCGGTGTCTTGTGGTTTCAGTTCGCAGGCAATTTCGTATTCTTCCACGGCCGGGCCGGCCTGGCCAAGCTCCAAGAGCGCGGCGGCGAGCAGACGGTGGGCGTCGGGGTCTTGCACATCGATATCGAGCACGCGGCGCGACCATTGCGCCGCGCGGTCGTAGTCGCCAGCGGCCAGGGCCATGTCGGCCAGCTTCTTGCGGACGGTGAGGTCGTCGCCGTCGAGCTCGGCGAGCCGTACTAGCACCGGCGCAAGCTGCGCGTCTTGCCGTGAGAGCAGATAAACGCGCGCCAGCGCCTTGAGCGGACGGATATCGTCGGGCTGACGTTGGCTTAGCATTTGATACCAACGCGCCGCCTCCGCATAGTCCCGGCTCTTGAGTTTGAGACTCGCCAGCAGGCCGGCCAACCGCGGATCGGGCGCGGCGGGGTCGATGGCGGCCTCGATCACGGCCAACGCCTCGGCGTCTTCGCCGGTCAATAGATGCAGCCGAGCCAGCACATAACTGGCAGCCGGATCTTTGGGCAACTTGGCCAGCACTCGCTCGGCCTGCTGGCGGGCGGCGGGATAGTGCTTGGCGTTGACCTGCGCCACGGCGAGCCGGGCGGCGAGATCGAGTTTGTCGGGAGACTCGGCGACCGCCTGCTCTAGTTCGGCCAGCGACAGCGTCTCGACGGATTGGTTGGTTTTCAGGCCCGCGACGATCTCGTGCAGATAGGCGACGTACTCCTTTTCGAAATCGGCCTGCTCGACGCCAAAGCAGCGCTTGAGCGCCGCGCGGGTATCGAGGTTGTCGGCATAGGCGGCCAGCAATTTGGCGAACGCGTCGTCGCCATATTTTTTTAAGAGCAACTCGGCATAGAGCTCCGCCTGGCAGTAGGCCATTTGCCAGTTCTCGCTGGTCTCGGGCCGGATGAAGCCGAGATTGATGTTGTCGAGATTGAAGATTTCTCCCTTAGGGACGCGCTCGGCCAACAGGGCGTTCCACTCCTGCGCGCGGGGGAAGCCTTCGTTCCACACGGCCAGCGCCTCGGTGAACCAATGGGGGATGTTGAAGTTGGTTTGCTGCAAGTTGACGACATGCACAAACTCATGCTTGAGCACGCGCGCCCAGTTGAACTTGTGTTGGCCATCGTTGGGGGAGGCCATGGCCACCATCTTGCCAGCGCAGGCGCCGACCGTGCCGATGAACGGCAGGCCGACCATGCGGGCGCTGAACCAGCCATGCCCACTGGTGTTCTTGGCGGAGCTGAAGATTTCGAACAGCGATTTGCCAGGCACCTGGTAGCCGAGCAATTGGCAGAGTTCGGGATAGACCTGCTCCAGATGGCGAGCGGCGTAGCGGGCGAGGAGTTTGTCTTTGGCGGGATCGAAGCGAATGACGAAGTGCTCTGTCTCCAAGGTGTCGTAGCCGTCGAGGACTTCCAGCACTTGGAGGGTATTGCTGACGCGCAGATTGAAGGGATCGACCTGGGCGGCCTCGGTCAACAGTTCGCGGGCGCGGGGTTCGTTGCCTAAGCGCATGTAGAGCATGCCGAGGCCGGCGCGCGGGCCGACGAGGCGGGGCATGCGTTCGAGCGCTTGCAGGAAGTAGGCTTCGGCGGCGTCGAAGCGGCGGCGTTCTTCGAGCCGGGTGGCGAGGGCGAAATAGAAGCCGCCGGCATGGGGATTGAGTTCGACGACCTGGCGCATGATGTTGCCGGCGCGCGAGTCGGGGTCATCTTCGGCATTGGCGCGGTAGCCGTCGAGAGCCACATAGGCGGCGGCCAGTCGAGCGCGCGTCTCCTCGCTGACGGGGTCGAGCGCAAGGGTCGCTTGCAGATATTTTTCCGCCTCGGCCACCTGGAAGTTGGCCATTAACAGATCGGCCTGGGCGTGCCGCGCGGAAAGCAGATTGGGGTTGATCTCGCGCGCGCGATCGATTGCCGCGCGGGCGCGATCCATGTCGTAGCGCTGCAGCGCCAGATGGGCAATGGCGGCATGCGCCTCGGCGGCGGCCGGATTGATGGCCAGCGCCTGGCTAAACTGCCGATCGGCTTCGGCCTGATTGAATTTTTCGAGGAACAACTGGCCGGCTTCGAGATGCGCTTGCCAGGCGGTGGCGTCGAGCTTTAGAACGTCGGGATAAAGCTCGTTGACCAGAAAATGAAACTGGTCGCTGGCGCGGTTCCAGCGGGCATGGATCGCGGCGGCGCGGCCGATGAGGATCAGATCGGCGGCGCTCCGTATCTCGTGGTCGTTGTAGTAGTCGATGAACCAGCGGTAGGCCGTTTCGGCTTCGCGGATTTGGCCGGTGGCGCGAAGCAGTTCGGCAGCGACCCAGCGAGCGAGGAGTTGGTTGTCGTCGAGCGCGCGGGACTCGTTGGCCATTTTGCGGGCATCTTCATGGCGGCCGCGCTCCAGGGCCAGGCGGGCCAACTCGGCCAGCGCGCGGGCCTGGTCGGGTTTGGACTGCGCAGCGCCGTGTGCGGCGCGAAGATGTCGCTCGGCGTCGTCGAGTTGACCGCGACTGGCGGCCACGCGGGCCAAGCCGATTGCCGACTCGAAGGGCTGCGAGCTGGCGAGGCCAGTGAAGGCGTCGGCCGCTTCGTCGTATTTTCCGGTGGCCAAGAGGCGCTGCGCGGCGGCGGGTTCGTCGCCCTGGTCGGCGGCTTGGACAGTGGCGTGGACAGCGCCCCAGACGGCCAGCGAACTAGCGAGCGCGATCAACAAGTTTTGAGCGACACGCATCGGAATGGGAAATTCTCTCGACGGCGGAGTGCGACTGTCTTAGTTTACGCTAGCCGCGCGTGGCGGTCGCCTCAACGGCGCCGCGGGGCATTGCCGCGAAGCGGGCTAAACCGGCATAATGGCGGCCCGTTTCGACCCGCCCTTGCGCAGTGACCCAGCCGCGCGGCGCCAAGTTAAGAGGAGAATCTTAGATGGAACCCAAGCCGCCGGTGACGTACGACGACTTTGCCAAGCTCGAATTGCGCGTGGCGAAGGTGCTAGCCGCCAAGGAGCACCCCAACGCCAACAAGCTGTTGCTGTTGCAGATTCAGGTGGGCGACGTGGAGAAGCAGATCGTGGCGGGGATTCGCGGGCACTATGAGCCGGACCAACTGGTGGGGCGGCAGATCGTGGTGGTGAACAATCTGGCGCCGGCCACCATTCGAGGGGAGGAGTCGAACGGCATGTTGTTGGCGGCGAGCGACGAGCAAGGAGTGGTGTTGTTGCGGCCCGACCGCGAGTGCGCCCCCGGCTCTGGGGTGAAGTGAGCGCACAGGGCGCACGCGCGATCGAACGGCCGCCACTAGCGCATCAGGCCTTGGGCAGCAAGGCTGGGAATTCGCTGCCGTCGAAGGCGCGCAGCATGGTGGTGCGCACATTGCCGGCGGCGCCAAGCTTGAGCACCAGCGACACCGCGGTCTTATCGTCGGGCGCGGTGAACACGATCAGGCCGTCGTACTTGCCGAGGGTCCAGACCTGCGACTCGACCGCGCCTTTCGCCTTGGCGACCGCCTTGGCAAAGGCTTCCGCCCGCGCCGGAGACTGGCCGACTTTGGCGATTCCCTTCTCTGTAAATGACAGCAGCACAGCGTAGCGAACCATGATGTTCCTTTCTTAGAAGTCAACGTTCAGCGGGAATCAGGTTTCAGACTTGTTTGCCGGCGCGACTCGCGCGCGGATGCGGGCATCGGCCGCCGCGGTGGTGTCGATGAGCAGCACGAGCGCGTGCTTGCCTGGCGCGAGCTGGACGCCGCCAGCTTCGCCGGGTGTCACCGGCTTGCCATTGAGCCAGGCGGTGACGCCGGCGCCGGGATTGATTTCCAATACGAACCGGCCGGGTTCGGTGGTTTCGAACTGGGCGCGGGCGACAGCGCGCGGGCTGTCGCCAAGCGGGAACAACTCGCGGGCCGGAACTTCGCCCGATAGTCGCGCGAAGGCGGCGCGCCAAGGCAGGTCGGCGGCGCTATCGAGAAACGCGGCGACCTGCGCGGCGGGCAGTTCGATCAGTTCATCGGGGAGAGGATCGAGCGTTTCGTAGCGAACGATGGATTGGCCCGCGGCCGGATCGGGCTTGTGGCGCGGCAGAGAGGCGACAAACCGCGCCAGGTCGGCGAAATCGTTTTTCTTCAAGCGGCTGACGACCCCCACCGGCATGAGCGAGCCCATCGGCTCGATCGCTTCGATCTGCCCCTTGGAGAGGCGCGTGTCGCCGCGCACCGGATCGCGGAGCAACAAGGTGGTTTCGCCTTCTTCGACCTTCACGCCCGAGAGGACCAGGCCGTCGACGGTCTGCACGGTGACGGCGGCGAACTTGGGGTTCACGACTTTGCTTGGCAGCAGGAGCGATTCGACGACATGCGCGAGGGTGGTGTCTGGCGGGAGAGTGGCCAGATCGGGGCCGACGTTGCCGCCGGCGCCTTGAATGGCGTGGCATTGCAGGCACTGCATTTCGCGGCGATGGAGGACTTCTTCGCCGCGGGAGGAATCGCCTCCGGTCTCGGCCATTTGGACCCAGTCGGCCAGTTGCTCTGGCGTGAGTTCGGTGACTTCGCCGACCAGGGTGGGATCGTTTTCGGCCGAGGCCATATCGGCGATCCAAGCGCGAATCAGATCGACGCCTTCTTGATGGACCAGGGTGCGGCCGTATTCGGGCATCATCACGCCGGGTTCGGTCGATTGGATGCGGTGGACAAGAATTGAATCGCCGGGGCGACCGGGGGTGATGTCGTAGCGGTGGCCGCCGCTGCCGCGCCCCGCCGCGATCGGAGACTTGAGCACGCCGTAGAGCGCAGGCTCGGCGACATCGGCGCCAAGATACAGGCCGGAGTTGCGGGCCGCGCCGCGCGGCTGATGGCAGTGTGCGCAATTGGCGTGCAGCCAGGAGCGGGCGCGATCGGCCACTGGCACACCGCTGGCCTCGCGCCAGTCGACCAGGCGCGGCAGGGGCGATCCGGACGGGAGGCCGGTGAGCATGCCCGAACCTGCCCAATGGGCCAGTTGCGATTTACCGGACTGCTGGATATTGAGTTGGGCGGCGTCGAGCGCCAATGGCTGGACGCGATTGGCGATTTTGTGGCAGCGTTTGCAGTCGTTGAAGTTGGGGACGATGTGGGTGGCGGGCGCGCGCACGCCCGCTTTGACCAGATCGGCCAGCGAGACTCGTTCGCCGACCACTTCCTGCTCGGCGGCGGTCTGCTCGGCGTTCCAGACAAAGGGAATGGCCAGCCAACCCTGGCTGGTGAGGGCCAGCACACGAGTTTCGACCCAGCGAATTGGCGCGTCGGGGGTGGTGGAGGTGGGATAACCAAGCGACTGCGCCACCAGCGTGCCGAGCGGAAATTTGAGATTGCCCTTGGCCTGGTACTGCGCCGCTTGACCGGGGGGCAGTTTGATGAAACGGCGCGAGAGGGCGTAGTCGTAAAATGGTTCGCTATTGATCTGATAGGCGACGACGCCGGCGGCTGGTTCCTGGTCGGCAAGGGCGCCTTGAAAGAGACCCAGGTCGGACAGTCGCTCTGGCGCGTCGGAGATGGTCCACTCGGCGGGGGACAGCGTTGCGACCACTTGATTGGTCGACGGTCGGCTGCAGCCAATGGCAATGGCCAACAACCATAGGAGCAGCACGAGACTCCGACTGAACTGAAATACCAACGATGGACGCATGAAGTAACCGGGTGCGGACCAAGTTCGAGAAAAGCGGAGATACTGCGGGGGTAGTCTAACGGAGGTCGAAACAGGATAAAAGCATCTGCTTTATTGGTGCGGCGAGCGACCGAAGGGACTTTTCGGACCTGGAAGAAACTGGAGTAAAACGTCGCGTGGCGAGTTTTTCGTCGGTCGCGATCAATTTTTCGCCAGCGCGGGGCGCTCGACTATGATTTCGCGCGGAACCAGGTCCTTACGGTAGCCTCACAGTAAAAAAGGGAATGGCCATGCGACAGCGGCCCCTACATGGTTTCACGCTCGTGGAATTGTTGGTGGTGATCGCCATCATTGGCATTTTGATTTCGCTGCTCTTGCCGGCGGTGCAGGCCGCGCGCGAGGCGGCGCGACGGATGCAATGCCAGAACAACCTGAAGCAACTGGTGCTGGCCGTACACAACTTTGAAAACGCGCGCAAAGAATATCCACTGGCGTATACCGCAAAGAACACGCCCGGCAAGAACAATTGGGTTCCGTTCGTGCTGCCTTATGTGGAGCAGCAGAGCTTGCTGGTGGGGTACGACCTGAACGTTAATTGGTGGTTGGAGCCCAACCGCAGCATCGTGGCCAAACCACTGGCGATCATGACTTGCGCGTCGACGCCGGGGGATGGTCGCATGCAGGATAAACCCGAGAAGACTCCGCCCAACAAGACGGGCGCCTGCGGCGACTATTTTGCGCCGGCGGGGGTTCACACCGATCTGAATCACTCGATGCCAAGCGATCAGCAGTTGCCCAGCGGCGCGGATTTGCGGGGCGTGCTCTGCTGGTGGGCCGAAACGAATCCGCGCAACCGCCCCGCCGATGTGCGCGATGGCTTGTCGAACACGATTATGCTCGGCGAGTGCGCGGGGCGCGAGGATGTGTGGCGCGGGCGCATCATGACCCCCGCGAATTTTACGAGCGCGCCACGGGTGCGTGCCCGCGGCGGCGCCTGGGCGACCACTGACAACGCCTATGACATTGGCCAGCGCAAGGCGTGGGACGCGGCGTTTGGGCCGATACCGGGGCAACTGGCGATCAACAACTCGAACGAATGGGGACATTGTTTTTACAGCTTTCACGACGACGGCGCGAATTTTGGTTTCGCCGATGGTTCGGTGCGCTTCATCGCCGAGACCGTGCCGTTGCCTTTGCTCGCGGCGCTGGTGACACGCTCGGGACAGGAAGCGGCGACGCTGGAAAACTGATGAGCGGCCAGCGAAAGCCAACCGTGTCGCGCTGGCGCCATGTTGTCGCGCGAAGTTCACTCTTGATCGCGCTGGCGGCGTGCGGCGGCTGTGGCGGCGACGGGTCCCCCGCGCGATATCCGGTGGAAGGACAGGTGCTGGTTGGCAGCAAGCCGGTGGCCGAGGCGACGGTGATCTTTCATCCGCTACAGGGCGCGCCGGCGGAACTGCCAAAACCCATAGGCACGACCGATGCCGAGGGGCGATTTCGACTGACGACGTTGACCCCTAGCGACGGGGCGGCGCCGGGAGAGTACGCCGTGACTGTTGAACTACGCGCACTCAAAGCGGTGGGCGAAGAAGAGGTGCGCGAAGGCAAGCATTTGTTGCCTGCCCGCTACGCGCGATCCGAAACATCGGGCCTGACACAGCAGGTGAGCGCGGGGCCGAATCGGTTGGCGCCGATCGTGCTTAAGGCGCGCTAGCCGATTGAGCAGACCTAGTAGCCCGCTCAATGTTTCGACTGGCTGCTAGCTCCAGCTCACTTCTAGCTGGTTGTCGATGGCCTCGACCCCTTCCACATGGCGGACGAGTTCTTGAGCCATCTGCTTCTGATAGTAGGAGCGGACGACTCCCTTGAGCACCACGCGGCCGGCGCCGGTTTCGAATCGCAGGTGGCCGCGCGGGATATGGGGGTTTCGGGCGATGACCGCCGAGACGGCGGTTTGCAATTCGGCGGAGGGAGCGGGAATGGTCGACATGCGGATCACTGGGTATTGGGAGAGAGGACAAGCGCCGCCACGGAGAGAGCCGGGCGCCGTCAGACGCCGGCGCGCTTGCAGAGTGGACGCTAGCGTTATCGGATCGGCGGAGCGCTAAAGTTGAATGGCGATTTCAAGAAAACTGCGTGAAGACGCCCGATCGGGTTCTGGCGGCCGTTTGCGCGGAGTTTGCCGGTTTGGCGGAGAAACCGGGGCCGTTAAATGCGCTTTAGCGCGGCGTCGATGCGGGCCAATGACCTGGGCTGACCGAGGATCGCCAGACAATCGTACAGTCCGGGGCCGACCGCCTTGCCGGTGGTGGCCACGCGGACGGCGTGAATGATGTCGCCGATTTTGACGCCTCGGCTATCGATGAACTGCTGCACCGCCTGCTCGATGGCTGGGGGTTCGAAGGGTGCGAGCGCGGCGAACTGGTCGCGCAGGCCGGAAAGCAAATCGGCGGCGCCGGGCTTGCGCAGCCGTTTTTCAAAGGCGTCTTCGTCGTAGGTCAATTGTTCTGTGAAAAAGAAGTCGGCGTAGGCCAGAATGTCGCCCGCGACTTTGAGGCGGTCGCCCGAGGCCTCGATCACGGCGAGCAGCGTTTGCAGATCGGCGGTCGACGCGGGATCGGCGATCAATCCGGCGCGCTGCATGTAGGGGAGCATCATCGCCAGCTTGTCGTCGCTGGACAGCTCGCGCATGTAATGGTCTTGAAAAGCCCAGAGCTTTTTGGGGTCGAAGCTCGCGCTGGCCTTGGTCACGCGATCGAGCGTGAAGACGTGCAGCAATTGCTCGCGCGAGAAGAACTCGGTGTGATCGTCGAGCGACCAACCCAAGAGACAGAGGTAATTGAGAATCGCCTCGGGCAGATAGCCCACCTGCTCGTAGAACTCGACGATCACGGGGTTGAAGGCGTCGATCGCGGCGGCGAGGCCGAGGCGATCGGCGATCTCCTTGCCGTGCTGATAGACCTGGGCGAAGTCGCGATTCTTGAGATAGGTGTCTAGCTTTCGCTTGCTGAGCTTGTTCTTGCTGCCCGGCTCGGCCACGAATGGCAGGTGGGCATAGACGGGCAGGGGATAGTCGAGCGATTGGGCGATGAAGATTTGCCTTGGTGTATTCGACAAATGTTCCTCGGCGCGGACGACGTGCGTGATTTGCAATGCGTGATCGTCGACGACGCTGGCCAAATGGTAGAGGCAGGAGCCATCGGCGCGCTGGATGACGTGGTCTTGTTCGCGAGCCCATTCGAACTCGACCTGTCCGCGCACCAGATCGTCGATGACCAGCTTGCCTTCGCGCGGCATCTTGAGGCGGACGACGGCGGCGCGCCCTTCGGCGGCCAGGCGGGCATTGTCGGCGGGCGTCTCGGCCATCCAGCGGCGGCTGTACAGAAAGGGGCGCTTTTCTTTTTGCGCCGCTTCGCGTTCGGCCTGAATCTCTTCGGTGGTGGCGTAATCGCGGTAGGCGAAGCCGCCGGCCAGCAGTTGCTCGACCGCCGCTTGATAGGTGGCTTGCCGCTGCGATTGATAGTAGGGGGCGTGGGGGCCGCCGACATCGGGGCCTTCGTCCCAGTCGATGCCGAGCCACTTGAGGCCATGCAGGATGGGGGCCAACGCGCTCTCGAGGTTGCGCTGCTGGTCGGTGTCGTCGATGCGGAGGATGAATTGTCCGCCGTGACGCCGGGCGAAGAGCCAGCAAAACAGCGCGGTGCGCACGCCGCCAATGTGCAGGTAGCCGGTGGGACTGGGAGCGAAGCGGGTACGAACCATCAGTGCGAATCCAATAGAGAGTGGCGCCGGCGCGGACCAGAGGAATCCCTGGCCGGAAACGAGATTAAACCCCGCAGGGCAGCGGCACGGAAGGGGCCAACCGCTGGCGACCTGTCGTGAACATCGGCGTTAGTCGTATTGGCGGTCGCTCGATCGGCGCATCGCGCGGCGTTCGGCCTTGGAGAGTCGCTGTCCGGCGCTAGCGTGCGCCGAGTCGACACGCAATTGGGGGCGGCTGGCGGCAGTGGCCGGCGCGGGGCTGTCCGCGGCGGCGGCGCTCTTGGCGGGGAGCGCGGCTGTTTCTTTCGCGGCGCGCTTTTTACGCGGTTTGGCCGACGCGCCGAGCTCGCCGCGCGATTCGAGCAAGGTGAACCGCGCGAAGACCAGCGTCGAGAAGAGGATGAGGAGGTCGCCCGCCATCTCCAGGCCTTCTTCGAGCATGATGCCGCGGGCGCCCGATTGCGGCAGCAGCGCTTCGAGCTGCGTGGCGACGGCCGCCAACAGGCAGAGCGCGGCGGAAACAAAGCCGACCAGCGCCAAACGGCAGGAGCTGAACTGAAACACGAGCCGTCCGCCAATGGCCAACAGCACCAGTCCATAGCCGAGCGCCCACCACAGCGAGCCATCGCCATGGATGCGCGTGCCGGCGAGGCCGGACATCATTTCCTTGAAGCCTTCGTGGAGGCTGGCCGATTCGTCGATGCTCATCACCAGCCAGGCGATGGCGGCCCAGAGCCAGATGCGGTAGCGGCCGTGGTAGTCGTCTGGCCGATGGCGACGGATGGAGAACACCAAGAGCGACGCGAGCGCGGCGAGCCCCAGTGTGACGGAACTGAACCAGACGGCCAGGCTGCCTTCGCCATCGAGATCGAAGGCGGCGATAGCGCCATCGGTGGTGTGCGCGGCGAAGCGCGGCATATAGAAGTACAAGGCCTCCAGACCGGCGATGAACAAGGCGCCAGCTAGGAACCAGAGCGAGAGGGCGAGCCACGATTGGGGGACGAGATCGCCGACGCGCGGCTGACCGCCATGAAAGCCGGGGTCGCCATATTTGGCCGCTTCGCCACGGCGGCGAGCGCGCGGAGCGGCGCCAGCGGCGGGCGCGCCGTCGTCGTCGGCTACGGACGCAGCGGACGGACTGGCTTCCTCGCCGAGGACTCGACGGCGGCGATCATCACGTTGTCGGGAAGTTTGCATATCGGGTGGCGGATCTTATCGAGGCGAGGATTTGGGCGCAAGACAGACTGGGCGGATTACGTGCGCGGACGACGGGGCGCGGACGGTCAAATATTGA from Pirellulales bacterium includes:
- a CDS encoding nucleotide pyrophosphohydrolase; translated protein: MYLEKDLARGVDGTFMWLMEEVGELAAALRSGTHTEREEEFADVLAWLATIANVAGVDLTAAIARKYGAGCPGCGQFICQCSDAEKP
- a CDS encoding tetratricopeptide repeat protein yields the protein MRVAQNLLIALASSLAVWGAVHATVQAADQGDEPAAAQRLLATGKYDEAADAFTGLASSQPFESAIGLARVAASRGQLDDAERHLRAAHGAAQSKPDQARALAELARLALERGRHEDARKMANESRALDDNQLLARWVAAELLRATGQIREAETAYRWFIDYYNDHEIRSAADLILIGRAAAIHARWNRASDQFHFLVNELYPDVLKLDATAWQAHLEAGQLFLEKFNQAEADRQFSQALAINPAAAEAHAAIAHLALQRYDMDRARAAIDRAREINPNLLSARHAQADLLMANFQVAEAEKYLQATLALDPVSEETRARLAAAYVALDGYRANAEDDPDSRAGNIMRQVVELNPHAGGFYFALATRLEERRRFDAAEAYFLQALERMPRLVGPRAGLGMLYMRLGNEPRARELLTEAAQVDPFNLRVSNTLQVLEVLDGYDTLETEHFVIRFDPAKDKLLARYAARHLEQVYPELCQLLGYQVPGKSLFEIFSSAKNTSGHGWFSARMVGLPFIGTVGACAGKMVAMASPNDGQHKFNWARVLKHEFVHVVNLQQTNFNIPHWFTEALAVWNEGFPRAQEWNALLAERVPKGEIFNLDNINLGFIRPETSENWQMAYCQAELYAELLLKKYGDDAFAKLLAAYADNLDTRAALKRCFGVEQADFEKEYVAYLHEIVAGLKTNQSVETLSLAELEQAVAESPDKLDLAARLAVAQVNAKHYPAARQQAERVLAKLPKDPAASYVLARLHLLTGEDAEALAVIEAAIDPAAPDPRLAGLLASLKLKSRDYAEAARWYQMLSQRQPDDIRPLKALARVYLLSRQDAQLAPVLVRLAELDGDDLTVRKKLADMALAAGDYDRAAQWSRRVLDIDVQDPDAHRLLAAALLELGQAGPAVEEYEIACELKPQDTGLLHALADACLQAGDKPKARAALEKLRQVNPADPAAADLMESLSE
- the metG gene encoding methionine--tRNA ligase subunit beta, encoding MEPKPPVTYDDFAKLELRVAKVLAAKEHPNANKLLLLQIQVGDVEKQIVAGIRGHYEPDQLVGRQIVVVNNLAPATIRGEESNGMLLAASDEQGVVLLRPDRECAPGSGVK
- a CDS encoding GYD domain-containing protein, coding for MVRYAVLLSFTEKGIAKVGQSPARAEAFAKAVAKAKGAVESQVWTLGKYDGLIVFTAPDDKTAVSLVLKLGAAGNVRTTMLRAFDGSEFPALLPKA
- a CDS encoding DUF1559 domain-containing protein; protein product: MRQRPLHGFTLVELLVVIAIIGILISLLLPAVQAAREAARRMQCQNNLKQLVLAVHNFENARKEYPLAYTAKNTPGKNNWVPFVLPYVEQQSLLVGYDLNVNWWLEPNRSIVAKPLAIMTCASTPGDGRMQDKPEKTPPNKTGACGDYFAPAGVHTDLNHSMPSDQQLPSGADLRGVLCWWAETNPRNRPADVRDGLSNTIMLGECAGREDVWRGRIMTPANFTSAPRVRARGGAWATTDNAYDIGQRKAWDAAFGPIPGQLAINNSNEWGHCFYSFHDDGANFGFADGSVRFIAETVPLPLLAALVTRSGQEAATLEN
- a CDS encoding DUF4198 domain-containing protein; the encoded protein is MSGQRKPTVSRWRHVVARSSLLIALAACGGCGGDGSPARYPVEGQVLVGSKPVAEATVIFHPLQGAPAELPKPIGTTDAEGRFRLTTLTPSDGAAPGEYAVTVELRALKAVGEEEVREGKHLLPARYARSETSGLTQQVSAGPNRLAPIVLKAR
- a CDS encoding BON domain-containing protein, giving the protein MSTIPAPSAELQTAVSAVIARNPHIPRGHLRFETGAGRVVLKGVVRSYYQKQMAQELVRHVEGVEAIDNQLEVSWS
- the gltX gene encoding glutamate--tRNA ligase codes for the protein MVRTRFAPSPTGYLHIGGVRTALFCWLFARRHGGQFILRIDDTDQQRNLESALAPILHGLKWLGIDWDEGPDVGGPHAPYYQSQRQATYQAAVEQLLAGGFAYRDYATTEEIQAEREAAQKEKRPFLYSRRWMAETPADNARLAAEGRAAVVRLKMPREGKLVIDDLVRGQVEFEWAREQDHVIQRADGSCLYHLASVVDDHALQITHVVRAEEHLSNTPRQIFIAQSLDYPLPVYAHLPFVAEPGSKNKLSKRKLDTYLKNRDFAQVYQHGKEIADRLGLAAAIDAFNPVIVEFYEQVGYLPEAILNYLCLLGWSLDDHTEFFSREQLLHVFTLDRVTKASASFDPKKLWAFQDHYMRELSSDDKLAMMLPYMQRAGLIADPASTADLQTLLAVIEASGDRLKVAGDILAYADFFFTEQLTYDEDAFEKRLRKPGAADLLSGLRDQFAALAPFEPPAIEQAVQQFIDSRGVKIGDIIHAVRVATTGKAVGPGLYDCLAILGQPRSLARIDAALKRI